A part of Alphaproteobacteria bacterium genomic DNA contains:
- a CDS encoding DUF4242 domain-containing protein has translation MEHVISERVFDTPMTVQRYGQLGDEGKSCLDLYGVTYRGSYLGLDGSRAICVFLAPDAEAVRNVGREVPIVPATVWTGHYFHPPETADIAPPGRQTVVVERSFTEPATIEDLQAREDASSWCLDMHDVRFLKTYVALDRRRMICFYTAPDAEAVRKVHETTGLPYDRAWAANTLGWPSPAA, from the coding sequence ATGGAACATGTGATCAGCGAGCGTGTATTCGATACGCCGATGACCGTGCAGCGTTACGGGCAACTTGGCGACGAAGGCAAGTCCTGTCTGGATTTGTACGGGGTAACCTATCGGGGCAGTTACCTTGGTCTGGATGGCTCCCGTGCCATCTGCGTCTTTCTGGCGCCCGATGCGGAGGCGGTGCGCAATGTCGGACGGGAGGTGCCGATAGTACCGGCGACTGTCTGGACCGGACATTATTTTCACCCGCCTGAAACGGCGGATATCGCGCCGCCGGGCCGTCAGACCGTTGTCGTGGAGCGGAGCTTTACGGAACCGGCGACGATCGAAGATCTCCAGGCGCGGGAGGATGCCAGTTCCTGGTGTCTCGACATGCACGATGTCAGGTTTCTGAAAACCTATGTTGCGTTGGATCGGCGACGGATGATCTGCTTCTACACGGCGCCCGACGCCGAAGCGGTTCGGAAGGTGCATGAAACCACCGGTCTGCCCTATGACCGCGCCTGGGCGGCAAACACGCTGGGCTGGCCGTCGCCGGCGGCATAA
- a CDS encoding TauD/TfdA family dioxygenase: MTNLKIEKLHADFGARITGIDLRAPLPEEALAEIRAAIDDHSFLHFPDQPFDDDRQLAFTKTLGEPEENHVALGEDGRVNYFGTIGNVQADGTKLGNADRKTIFLTGNNMWHTDSSFRQVPAFVSIMCAYEVPAEGGITEYVSARAAYNRLPEAKKAEIDPLTVIHDYVFSRSKVAPDAVSPSLAKSLPPIPQKLVRRNPNTGAKNYYVGAHAKAIQGWPDAESRALIDDLLERATRPEHAYAHRWQPGDLVIWDNRCLLHRGSGYDADKYRRYMRQTRVRGAGPTPEE; this comes from the coding sequence ATGACCAATCTCAAAATCGAGAAACTGCACGCGGATTTCGGCGCGCGGATCACCGGGATCGACCTGCGCGCGCCGCTGCCCGAGGAGGCGCTGGCGGAAATCCGCGCCGCCATCGACGACCATTCATTCCTGCACTTCCCGGACCAGCCTTTCGACGACGACCGCCAACTGGCCTTCACCAAAACCCTTGGCGAACCGGAGGAAAACCACGTCGCGCTGGGCGAGGACGGCAGGGTCAATTATTTCGGCACCATCGGCAATGTGCAGGCGGACGGCACGAAGCTGGGCAACGCCGACCGCAAGACCATCTTCCTGACCGGCAACAATATGTGGCACACGGATTCCTCGTTCCGGCAGGTGCCCGCCTTCGTGTCGATCATGTGTGCCTATGAAGTGCCCGCAGAGGGCGGCATCACCGAATATGTGAGCGCCCGCGCCGCCTATAACCGGCTGCCCGAGGCAAAGAAGGCGGAGATCGACCCGCTGACCGTGATCCACGACTATGTCTTCTCGCGCTCCAAGGTGGCGCCGGACGCGGTGTCGCCTTCGCTGGCGAAATCTTTGCCGCCGATCCCGCAGAAACTGGTCCGCAGGAACCCCAATACCGGCGCGAAGAACTACTATGTCGGCGCCCACGCCAAGGCCATTCAGGGCTGGCCCGACGCGGAAAGCCGCGCCCTGATCGACGACCTGTTGGAACGGGCGACACGGCCCGAACACGCCTATGCCCATCGCTGGCAGCCGGGCGACCTGGTGATCTGGGACAATCGCTGCCTGCTGCATCGCGGCAGCGGCTATGACGCGGATAAGTACCGCCGCTACATGCGGCAGACACGGGTGCGCGGCGCGGGGCCGACACCGGAGGAGTAG